In a genomic window of Dehalococcoidia bacterium:
- a CDS encoding glycosyltransferase: MAKLTRKVDAWIFFLGEGGLLLPMMTAKLFQKKTILFSAASFHRGSRFVHDPLLIPAGLLEKTNRALADHIIVYSPNLIKEWDLASQKHKISIGHEHFLDFGELRIHKQLGERPNLIGYIGRLSEEKGVLNYVKAIPLVLALRDDVQFLIGGSGQSRHEIETLLTKENMSNQVSLPGWIPHAELPNYLNDLKLLVLPSYTEGLPNIILEAMACGTPVLATPVGAIPDLIEDGKTGFIMGNNTSECIAENIMRALNHPNLETVARNARIFVENEFTFEKAVQQFDEMLIQWFNQDT; encoded by the coding sequence ATGGCAAAGTTAACTAGGAAGGTTGATGCATGGATATTTTTTCTGGGGGAAGGCGGTTTATTGTTGCCCATGATGACAGCCAAACTCTTCCAAAAGAAAACTATCCTATTTTCAGCCGCGTCTTTCCACAGGGGGAGCAGATTTGTACATGACCCACTTTTGATACCAGCAGGATTGCTGGAGAAAACCAATCGTGCATTGGCCGACCATATTATCGTATACTCCCCCAATCTCATTAAAGAGTGGGATTTAGCAAGTCAAAAACACAAGATTTCCATAGGTCATGAGCATTTCCTAGACTTTGGTGAACTCAGAATCCACAAGCAGCTAGGAGAAAGGCCTAATTTGATTGGATATATCGGGCGTCTGAGTGAAGAAAAAGGTGTGTTGAATTACGTTAAGGCGATTCCGCTGGTGCTGGCACTAAGAGATGATGTCCAATTTCTGATAGGTGGAAGCGGACAAAGTCGACATGAAATCGAAACCCTTTTGACAAAAGAGAATATGAGCAATCAAGTTAGCCTTCCTGGTTGGATTCCCCACGCTGAGCTTCCAAACTACTTGAACGACTTAAAGTTGCTTGTTTTGCCATCCTACACTGAAGGGCTTCCAAATATCATACTGGAAGCAATGGCCTGTGGTACCCCTGTTCTTGCAACTCCAGTCGGAGCCATTCCAGATTTAATTGAGGATGGCAAAACAGGATTCATCATGGGAAATAACACTTCTGAATGTATAGCTGAGAATATTATGCGTGCCCTGAATCATCCCAATCTGGAGACTGTTGCCCGGAATGCCCGCATTTTCGTAGAGAATGAATTTACCTTTGAGAAAGCTGTGCAGCAATTTGATGAGATGCTAATTCAATGGTTCAATCAAGATACCTAA